The genomic interval ACACTGTGTCAGCTAACAGGATGAGTTACACAAATTGCTAGCACCTCGTCTCATCTCCACACCTGGCTGTGCTGACCTATTGTCCTCTTTTTACTAAATCACTTGGGAAGTCATCTGGCCCCCTCTTCACTGCCCAAAGCTACACCTAAACAGCTCCTGCCAGTAACTTGCCTGACGGGAGCTCAGGTGATCCATGCTGGCATCAACCCTGGAGGACTATGGGATGGGCAGGAACTGAGCGATACAGAGGATACAGAACAGAGCTCAGCCTGTGATGACCCCTGGCATGCATGGGAAGAGATGCCACTGCCAAGGGCAGCAACAGGGGAAGGGGGACCAGCAGTGCTGGCTGGGTAGGAGGTATGTGACACTCACCCTGGGCTCAGGAGGCTTCCTGGAGGGAGGATGAAGCCTTTTGCCCTCCATCCTTGGACTTGACATCAATACTGTCTTTGGAGACCCTGCTGCAAGTACAGCTCCTGAATAGCTGCCCAGCTCTCAGAATGGACCCAAATActtattggaaaataaaaagggagcTTAGAAAATAGTGTCATTGTCCTTTCAGGGCCAGAAGGGAGAAATGTTCAGGTTGGCAACACTGAGCTGGTTTGAGGTGGTTACTGAAGGCAACAATGGGTGATGGTGGGCTTTTGAGGGGTGATCTCTTGCCCACATTGAAAGTGATGTGAAGAGAGAGGCAGGTGGGCCATGGCTCCTCAGCCATCACTGTCCCTCTCCACCACACCTTGGGGAACCAGCCAGGAACATGTGGGGATTCCCCAATATCTCAcctacagaaaaccagaaaaattaaaGCTGGCCTGAAGAGAGCAATGAGCCTCTTGGGTGTCTCATCTCAACTGCAGACATAAGTGGTTGGGGTAGCAACCAGCTGAAGTGAGCAGCCCCTCCTTGCACAATTGCAGCTCCTCACACCTCTGCTTTGTGTTCAGTTTTAAACCTGAGATAATTTAGTTTTGTCATATGTAGTTTGATTTAAAGATAGAAACAAACAACGAGACGAGGAacaaaggaaagggagagaaatggTGCAGacccagaaaagaaaaaacaacactccAAGGATGACACAGGACACAGACATGCATGAATGGAGACCCCTGAGGTATTAGCTTTGCAAACTAGTGTGAAatgagggagaaagcaaagacagcCACAGGGAGAGAAGTGCTTTGCAGCAGAGGCAGCTCAGTGCCTACAGCTCCGGAAAGCAACTTCTCAGCAAGCCTGGCATTGGGGTTGGGGGGCAAGAGCTTGGCTACCCACCAGGATGGGGGGAAGCAGCCAAACACCTCTGAAAGTAAGTTGGTTGTGCCCCCTGTGTGCTTGCAGTGCTTCATGTCCAGCCAGCTGGAAGGAGGGAAGCCAGCCCTGAGGGGAACAGGGCCAGAGGAGTCCCAGTGCCTGCAAACATGGTCCCCATGCTTCTTGGATGTGAAGTGAAGGGTGGGGAAAGCCTGAAAAACCACCAGTGCCAAAGGGAAAATGGTGCCCATACCTCCTAAGCAAGGTGGCTGAGGTGAGGGGGAACTGAGAGGCTGAGGCAGGCAAGCAGGACATCCCCCAGCAAAAAATCCCAGATACCACCAGCCCTCCCTGCCACCACTGTGGCAGCCTCTGAtgccttccccttccctgcACAGCTGGAGGTGACACCTGGCACACTTCCCTACGCTTTAGGTGACTCCCTTCTCACCCTCTCCAGCGAGAATgggcagcccagggcaggggaggggggtaCAGCCCGGATGGGGTGATGGCATTGATGAGGATGATGGCTGGAACGGGATGATGGCCAGGATGGGGACATAAAGCAAACAGAGACCAAGgggtgaagcagcagcagcagcttccagaaGAGAGCTTTCTGGCTCAGTTTATGTTGTAAGAAGGTTTTATAGTTTGCTTGATCACTTGTTCATTTCTAGAAAAAGGGCCTAGAAGAGTCTCCTGTCCCCTTGTCACTGTGCCCAGAGGAAAGGGGGGGAAATCTTTGTCGTCGACATGAGCTATAGAAGGAGCCACAGGCCTCATATATTGCTTAGAAACTCGTATTTTAGATTTAAATACCATACACAGTAAAAATAGAGCTGAAAGTACCGCCCCACATTGTCTGCAAATCATTGCCAGAATGAACAGcttcaataaattaaaaacaaagaaaaaaattgaaatattatttaCGTCTCAATAAAAATTGCAGTAAAACCATTTACCttttcctttgtgtgtgtgttttcatttttctctttatattatatataatatatatttatatatgtataggGCTGCTCCAGTGCAGCATTTTTAGGATATTTAGCCAGAGAAACATGAAGGAGCATGCTTAGTGCACCACAGTGCAGGGAAGGGGCAGCCATGGCCCCCCCACAGGCACTGTGCCGTATTCACACATCCAAAATTGCAACCTCTGTCCCTTTCCCGTTAGAATTTTATGCCCTAATTTTGAATGTGGGTTTCTGAGGGCTGGGACCCCCTGGAGATGGGGGACAATGACCAGGGCAGGTGCAGGAGGGACACTAAGCATGCACCGTTATGTTTCCTGACTCTGGAAAGACTCATCCACTTTCGCTTCAGTTTCAGCGCGTGCACTCCCAAAAATGCACGAGCAGGTATAAATactccctgcccacccccaccgtcgccctcccctctccccccagctTAAATaccccctcaccccgtccccgCTCTCCAGGTGCCCTGGGTTGGTGTCAGGACACCTCGATGATCTCCATGCTGCCCGAAAAGCTGGACTGTTTGCCGATTTTGCCCAGCTCTTCTCGGGCCCTTCCCTCAGACATGGTCTCCTCAAACTCCATCTGGCAGCTCCTCCGCTTGAACTGCTTCTCAGCACCAGCCTCCTCGTGCCAGCTGTGCCGCCCATCCCGCGGCTCAGCCCGCGCCTTGTCCCTCAGTCTGATCTCGCAGCCGCCGGCCACCCCGCCACAGCCAAAGGGCGGTGGGTATGGGCCGGTGCTGGCAAACAGGCTCCCGCCACTGCTGCCGGCGCCACCAGAGTCCGTACCGAAGTACCAGCCGGTCTCGCTGCAGGGGGTGCCTGGGGACTCCAGGTGCACCCCGCTCCAGGTGGCAGTGGTGGTGGCGGCAGCTGGCTGGCTGAGCCGCGGGGGCAGCCCGTCTTCAGCGCTGGGGCTCTTGCGTGCAGCACAGGCCCCGCCAACGTTGAGGCTGAGGCCATGGGCCGGCGAGCCCGCCGGGTGCCGGTGCTTCCGCCGCTGCCTCACTTTGGCCTCCAGCAGGAGGTCGGGCCCACTCGGCCGGTCGGGGCTGTCCGCCCCCGGGGAGAAGGGACTGAGGCCACTAGGGCCCGAGGGGCTGTCCAGCTTGCAGAGTTTGGGGCCATCCCCGGGGCCAGGAGGTCCAGGGGGTTCCTGCCGCAGGCCGGGTGCGTAGGCGGACTTGATGTCCAGGGAAAAGGAGCGTTTGAGGCGGTTGGTGTCCTGGATGCGCTCGGAGGAGAGGTGCAAGCCGTTGAGCCCCTGCTGCAGGGTGGTGGGCGACAGGACCTTCGGGGTCCCGCCGGGCCGCTCGGGTTCGCTGTGTGGGGACACTGGGCTGGCACCTCTCGGCACCTCTTCGGCCTTCTCTGAGGTAGGTGGTGGGGGGTGCCGGCTGCCCTCAGCCGCCTCTGACAGGTCCTGCTGGGCATCCCCCTCGCCCCGGTCACCCTTTGACTTCAGGGCCTTGAGGAGCTTCAGGCTCCTCTCATACTCCAGGAGCTGGCCCAGGAAGTTGAAGTTGGGTGAGATGGATGGGCGACGGTCCTTAACGAACCTGCCAAGAGGCATAGACAGCTCCAGTTGGTGCTTGGTCCTACAGTGGGTCACCCCTATTCTCTCAGCCTCTTTGGGGAGAAGAGGTATTGTCCAGGACCTTCTAACCAGACTCTCTAAATAAAGGGGTCATGAGGAATCATAGGGTCTTGGGATGCCGCAGGGGTAGAACTGGGACTGCCTTGCTCCTCCATTTTACTGCTCCCAACCATTCCTCATTGCATGCACTTAATGAAgggaggtttggtttggtttggttccaCTGTGACTCAGCCAAGGCGAGACAGAGCTTCAAGGAGCTCCCACCCCCTTCTCCTGTGCTCAGCCTGCTTTCCTTCCCTGGAGTGAAGCACACCAGTGTCACCCCTCCCTGCCCTCTGAGGAGAACTCACCTGTAAGCATCATCTGATGACATACCCATGGTCTTCATGATGTAGGCAATGGCAATGGTGGCTGACCGGGAGATCCCAGCCAAGCAGTGCACAATCACCTGGCAGCTGGACACCTTGGCCTTGTCTGGGGTATGGTagaggaaacaaagacaaaaacattGATGTGGTCAGAGATGGTGGGAAAAATTACTCTAGCCTTCCTCCCCAGCCCTCAGTCCCTTTGTGTGAAAGGACAAGGGCTGCTGGAAGTAAAGACCATGGAGGACACAAGAAGAGTTCAGGTCTTGAAGGCTGAGAACTAGAGGGTCcacaaacattttaacaaaagCTCACCAATGAATTCAATGGACTTGTCCAGCCAGGGAAGGAGCTTCTCACAGTAGTTGTCATTGACAGGAATGCGCATGAAGTGACTATCACAGATGAAGTCTGGCTTGGGACAGGAGTTGCTGGCATTGAGAACATAGCTTATCCCATTCTGTGTCATCAAGTCCTGGTGGGAAAGAAGCAATCAAATGGATGGCTGACTTCAGCAAGCACTGAGTGCTGAAGATCTGCCTTTCCATGCACTCCTTGCCTTTTCCCATCCTGATGTTTTCTCCTGTGAGTCTCCCACTGCTGCCTTGACCTAGTAGATGGTAGTACAGCAGAGGCCAGCTGAAAAGGTTGTGTCAATTTAGATGACACAGGTTTGAACCTCAGCAGGTCTTTGCATTGGTCCAAGTAAAAGTAAGCAAGACTAAAAATACCTGGAAGGGGGTCCCAGAGGGAAAAACCTCAGAACTCCATTATGAGTAGAAGaggcaaatacaagaaagaaaatcagcagaaatTCTGACTGAAAGCTTTGAAAGTAACAGCTGAGGGAGAGAGGAGGCCTCTCACCAACAGAGTAGTGTGAGTCACTGGCAGCACCCTATGCTGACCAATGTCAACCCATGTCTTTGCTCCCACACCTCTCAGAATCACATCAGGAGTTCTTACAGATCTGTTCGTTGCTCACAGTTCTTCACTGATCATATGCTCTTGTGTTAGGACATAGGCAGGTGGCAAGAGGAACCATCTCTTCCCTCTTTCTGACACTGGAGTGAACCTGGACTTGTTGTCTGTGACTTTTCTGCTTCGGCCACTTAAATGCTACCATCACTGCCCATTTTTCTGACTCAGCAAAATGAGATGGCACAAGGGAGACCTTAGGCAAATAGGGTCAGATGAAAAACTGCAATGAGGGGGTGAGGTTCAACCCACGGGCTATCCATCGGGAAACTGGCTTGCTGGGTGTGTACTGCTGCATCCACACCAATCTCCATTACTTCCCGCCCAAGGCTACAGTCAGCTTTACCTATATGTGGTGATGACACCAAATTTATGACTCATCTGACCTGTCTCTTTCCTCATCCCATCAGACTAAGTATCACCTGTACAACTGGTAGCAGGTTGCTTATAAAAAATAGGGGAACATCTGTGCCAGCTGCTGGGTCTCAGTGCCTGGTCTGTGCTATTACAAGGAAGACCCAGAAttaaacaggagaaaacatgGAGATATAAGCGTTCTTCTATATGTTAGAGTGCGTGGAGCTGCCATGTGGGATCTCTCCTTTGCAACGTGCTGGAGAAGCATTGCCCATGCACAGCCTCTGCAT from Columba livia isolate bColLiv1 breed racing homer chromosome 5, bColLiv1.pat.W.v2, whole genome shotgun sequence carries:
- the DUSP8 gene encoding dual specificity protein phosphatase 8 isoform X2: MPVDVVIAPSEDQFWTDMREGQMKLKIRVRRMKESRDMRGGFATFSSCFPGLCEGKPAAILPMSISQPCLPVANIGPTRILPHLYLGSQKDVLNKDLMTQNGISYVLNASNSCPKPDFICDSHFMRIPVNDNYCEKLLPWLDKSIEFIDKAKVSSCQVIVHCLAGISRSATIAIAYIMKTMGMSSDDAYRFVKDRRPSISPNFNFLGQLLEYERSLKLLKALKSKGDRGEGDAQQDLSEAAEGSRHPPPPTSEKAEEVPRGASPVSPHSEPERPGGTPKVLSPTTLQQGLNGLHLSSERIQDTNRLKRSFSLDIKSAYAPGLRQEPPGPPGPGDGPKLCKLDSPSGPSGLSPFSPGADSPDRPSGPDLLLEAKVRQRRKHRHPAGSPAHGLSLNVGGACAARKSPSAEDGLPPRLSQPAAATTTATWSGVHLESPGTPCSETGWYFGTDSGGAGSSGGSLFASTGPYPPPFGCGGVAGGCEIRLRDKARAEPRDGRHSWHEEAGAEKQFKRRSCQMEFEETMSEGRAREELGKIGKQSSFSGSMEIIEVS
- the DUSP8 gene encoding dual specificity protein phosphatase 8 isoform X1 codes for the protein MAGDRLPRKVMDPKKLATLLRNGAEGTLVIDSRSFVEYNSWHVLSSVNICCSKLVKRRLQQDKVSITELIQPASKMKVEAEEHQDVVVYDQSTRDVTGLAADSFLSILLGKLDSCFHSVSILTGGFATFSSCFPGLCEGKPAAILPMSISQPCLPVANIGPTRILPHLYLGSQKDVLNKDLMTQNGISYVLNASNSCPKPDFICDSHFMRIPVNDNYCEKLLPWLDKSIEFIDKAKVSSCQVIVHCLAGISRSATIAIAYIMKTMGMSSDDAYRFVKDRRPSISPNFNFLGQLLEYERSLKLLKALKSKGDRGEGDAQQDLSEAAEGSRHPPPPTSEKAEEVPRGASPVSPHSEPERPGGTPKVLSPTTLQQGLNGLHLSSERIQDTNRLKRSFSLDIKSAYAPGLRQEPPGPPGPGDGPKLCKLDSPSGPSGLSPFSPGADSPDRPSGPDLLLEAKVRQRRKHRHPAGSPAHGLSLNVGGACAARKSPSAEDGLPPRLSQPAAATTTATWSGVHLESPGTPCSETGWYFGTDSGGAGSSGGSLFASTGPYPPPFGCGGVAGGCEIRLRDKARAEPRDGRHSWHEEAGAEKQFKRRSCQMEFEETMSEGRAREELGKIGKQSSFSGSMEIIEVS